A stretch of DNA from Desmospora activa DSM 45169:
TTATACCAGAAATAACGATCACCGCATGGGCCTTGACCATGGCGATTTCGGCATTGGTTATCGCTTGGCTCGGAGTTTACACCTTGTTAGAAAACATCAATAAGGTTTTGATCGGCCTGATGGTTGTGGCTTTTGTCATTACCGGCTTTGTATCCGGCCCCAGCCTCGGTGATCTGGTAAGCAAAGGCTTTTCCTTCCGTATACCGGGAGGAGACTACTGGATGGTGCTCGCGCTGTTGGCGACCACATTGCCCCCTAATACTGTATTGGGCCTATCCGCCTTTCTTAAAAAGAAATACGCAACCGTAGCCGATCGCATCCCCTCTCGGGAAATTGCCCTCTCCCGCTTCGATCTCCGCTTTAACATGGTAATTACTGCGTTTATCACCGGATCGATCATCATCTGTGCCGGTGCCGTCATTCATCCACAAGGGATTGAGATAACCGGAGCCGAGGATATGGCGATGCAACTAACTCCGCTTTTGGGGCGGTTTGCTGGGGTATCGTTTGCCTTGGGATTGTGGGCGGCCGGTTTTTCTTCCGGTCTGTATCAAGCCTCTTTGGCCTACATTTTGATGAACCAGGCATTTGGGTGGCCGGAAGATGCCACCGCACTCCGCAGTCGTATCATCATGGTGGTGACCAGTTTGGTACCGGTCGGGATTATCGCCCTGTTTGACGAGATGCCGATTGCCGTCATCGTCACCGCACAAGCCTTAAACGGGTTGGCGTTACCGCTGGTGGCAGCCTTGATCTGGCTTCTCAGCAATAAGAAAGATTTCTTAGGGGATTCCGTCAACAACTCCAGACAAAATATCATCTACGGTTTGATTATGCTACTGGTTACCTTTCTGGCGCTGCGTGTCTTTCTTGAGTTA
This window harbors:
- a CDS encoding Nramp family divalent metal transporter, with the translated sequence MTSKEDRITPSSTLTFKDYVKAIGPGVIIAAAIIGPGTVTTTSVAGATYGYEALWIVILACVVSYFYQEPAIRITLRKSTSLMEGVRQHVGKPASGFLLVALITGAVAFQAGNFTGAAMALNYFIPEITITAWALTMAISALVIAWLGVYTLLENINKVLIGLMVVAFVITGFVSGPSLGDLVSKGFSFRIPGGDYWMVLALLATTLPPNTVLGLSAFLKKKYATVADRIPSREIALSRFDLRFNMVITAFITGSIIICAGAVIHPQGIEITGAEDMAMQLTPLLGRFAGVSFALGLWAAGFSSGLYQASLAYILMNQAFGWPEDATALRSRIIMVVTSLVPVGIIALFDEMPIAVIVTAQALNGLALPLVAALIWLLSNKKDFLGDSVNNSRQNIIYGLIMLLVTFLALRVFLELFHVI